From Primulina huaijiensis isolate GDHJ02 chromosome 15, ASM1229523v2, whole genome shotgun sequence, one genomic window encodes:
- the LOC140960294 gene encoding vacuolar protein sorting-associated protein 20 homolog 1-like, which yields MGNIFVKKPKITEVDRAILSLKTQRRKLAQYQQQLDNVIEAEKQAAKDLLRDKKKDRALLALKKKKVQEELLKQVDAWLINVEQQLADVELASKQKAVFESLKAGNNAVRAIQSEINLDDVQKLMDDTAEAKAYQDEMNALLGEKLSAEDEEEILAEFENLETQIMLQDLPKVPSAVSSAEEQEEKLDLPDVPTKAPEIPGRVTNHSSEFRSKVMEEPLPA from the exons ATGGGAAACATATTTGTGAAGAAACCAAAGATCACAGAAGTGGATAGGGCCATTCTTTCTCTGAAAACTCAAAGGCGTAAGCTTGCTCAATACCAGCAACAG CTAGATAATGTTATTGAAGCTGAAAAACAAGCTGCAAAAGACTTGCTTCGGGATAAGAAGAAAGATAGAGCATTGTTGGCactaaagaaaaagaaagtccAAGAAGAGCTATTAAAGCAAGTGGATGCTTGGCTGATCAATGTCGAGCAGCAA TTGGCAGATGTTGAACTAGCCAGCAAGCAGAAAGCTGTGTTTGAGAGTTTAAAGGCTGGAAATAATGCAGTGAGAGCGATACAAAGTGAGATAAACCTGGATGATGTTCAAAAGCTTATGGATGATACTGCCGAGGCAAAAGCTTATCAAGAT GAAATGAATGCGCTCTTGGGAGAGAAGCTGTCTGCCGAAGATGAAGAGGAAATTTTAGCAGAAtttgaaaatctggagacacag ATTATGCTTCAAGATCTTCCAAAAGTTCCTTCTGCAGTATCATCTGCTGAAGAACAAGAAGAGAAGCTCGATCTTCCTGATGTGCCAACGAAAGCACCAGAAATCCCCGGAAGAGTGACAAATCATTCATCTGAATTCCGATCAAAGg TCATGGAGGAACCATTGCCTGCTTGA
- the LOC140959273 gene encoding mitogen-activated protein kinase kinase kinase 18-like, with amino-acid sequence MVKLNGSWVRGSFIGRGANGTVNLALNLSNGDVFAVKSVELGSSTASQLQALENEIQILKSLSSPHVVRFLGDDETASFRNLHMEYMPRGTAADSACSDEGFVRSYTWCLVSALSYLHSRGIVHCDVKGKNVLLGPSPGSAKLADFGSAAILSGDRISPRGSPLWMAPEVVRGEYQGPESDVWSLGCTVIEMVTGKPAWDSVSRIGHSAEFPAFPSKLSKLGCDFLRKCLQRDAKKRWTCDQLLQHPFICQCSHPKDPIAGSSPRCVLDLFDLNIEDEVTDGSVEEDDEYLNLKAKGRIRGLITGPRANWESDGWIDVRGTSSEYSDSMEIQNLESSDDQLRYNVVTPESLVNNSIFIASLRLRKKNVYEYCSFSAYVCFSIPFFLYYVSCYIISPIWVIILFTTIIHKTSKKDQILPNG; translated from the coding sequence ATGGTGAAGTTGAATGGAAGTTGGGTTCGAGGCAGTTTCATAGGCAGAGGCGCAAATGGGACTGTAAATCTTGCTCTGAACCTATCCAACGGGGATGTTTTTGCGGTGAAGTCTGTTGAACTTGGCTCCTCCACGGCTTCCCAGCTCCAGGCTTTGGAGAATGAAATCCAGATTCTTAAATCGCTCTCGTCTCCTCACGTCGTCAGGTTCTTGGGAGACGACGAGACAGCGTCGTTCAGGAACCTGCACATGGAGTACATGCCGCGAGGAACCGCTGCTGATTCGGCCTGTTCCGATGAGGGTTTTGTTCGGAGCTACACGTGGTGCCTGGTTTCCGCCCTCAGCTACCTCCACTCCAGGGGCATCGTGCATTGCGATGTGAAGGGGAAAAACGTGCTCTTGGGTCCCTCACCCGGCTCCGCTAAACTCGCGGATTTCGGGTCGGCGGCGATACTCTCAGGGGATAGGATCTCGCCACGCGGCAGCCCACTGTGGATGGCGCCGGAGGTCGTACGGGGAGAATACCAGGGCCCGGAATCCGACGTTTGGTCCTTGGGATGCACCGTCATTGAGATGGTGACGGGGAAGCCTGCTTGGGACTCGGTGAGTCGAATCGGACACTCTGCCGAGTTTCCCGCGTTTCCTTCGAAGCTCTCGAAGCTGGGCTGCGATTTTTTACGCAAATGTCTGCAAAGAGATGCCAAGAAACGGTGGACCTGCGATCAGTTGCTGCAGCATCCATTCATCTGCCAGTGTTCCCATCCGAAAGATCCGATCGCTGGCTCGTCCCCACGCTGTGTTCTGGACTTGTTTGATTTGAACATCGAAGATGAAGTGACGGACGGATCAGTGGAAGAAGATGAcgaatatttgaatttgaagGCCAAGGGGAGAATAAGGGGACTAATTACAGGCCCCAGGGCAAATTGGGAATCGGATGGCTGGATAGACGTGCGGGGCACGAGCTCCGAATACTCTGATTCGATGGAAATTCAAAATCTGGAGAGTTCAGATGACCAGCTTCGATACAACGTCGTGACACCAGAAAGCCTTGTTAATAATTCTATTTTTATTGCGTCACTACGTTTACGTAAGAAAAATGTATACGAGTATTGTAGTTTTTCGGCATATGTTTGCTTTAGTATACCCTTCTTTCTATATTATGtatcttgttatattatcagTCCCATTTGGGTCATAATCTTATTTACGACAATCATTCACAAGACATCGAAAAAAGATCAAATTCTGCCAAATGGGTGA
- the LOC140960293 gene encoding UDP-glucose iridoid glucosyltransferase-like produces the protein MNPRFQEHFYTHKTDQKFHRIQETQMGSLQEQRLKKVVLVPFPFQGHITPMLQLGSLLHSKGFSVVISHTQFNAPDIADHPDFVLLPLPDDVGGLDMSFDNMLNVISAMNTNCEAPFRDHMVQMLQKEEVGCVIHDSIMKFADEVANDLRIPSIVLGTSNASYSDSLCAMLELLDKKLLPLPESQLQESVPNAHPLRYKDLALSASSEIPDIVIDFTRSYIDKKAASAFIWNTVDMLEHQSLQKLQHHYNVPFFTVGPLHKMAPPSRTSLIKEETACLAWLDNQAPRSVIYVSLGSLATIEEEELIDMAWGLANSDQPFLWVIRPSLVNGSEWIKCLPEDFVEKTRERGCIVQWAPQKEVLSHPGIGGFLTHCGWNSTLESICEGVPMICRPCFADQLVDSRYLTHVWRVGLELEKNSGRLGIENAVRTILTSKEGEEMKVRASGMKQEMERCVLKGGSSYNSLCELVEYISTLPRKI, from the exons ATGAATCCAAGGTTTCAGGAACATTTTTATACCCACAAAACAGATCAAAAATTTCACAGAATTCAAGAAACTCAAATGGGATCCTTACAAGAACAAAGATTGAAAAAAGTGGTCCTAGTCCCATTCCCTTTTCAGGGACACATAACACCGATGCTCCAACTTGGCTCGCTCCTTCACTCCAAAGGCTTCTCAGTAGTCATCTCCCACACTCAATTCAACGCCCCTGATATTGCAGACCACCCCGATTTCGTGTTACTGCCATTGCCAGACGACGTAGGGGGCTTGGATATGTCGTTTGACAACATGTTGAATGTGATCTCGGCTATGAACACGAATTGTGAGGCACCGTTCCGAGATCATATGGTGCAGATGCTGCAGAAAGAAGAGGTGGGGTGTGTGATCCATGATTCAATAATGAAGTTTGCTGATGAAGTGGCTAATGATCTGAGGATTCCAAGTATTGTGTTGGGCACTTCCAATGCTTCTTATTCGGACTCTTTATGTGCCATGTTGGAATTGCTGGACAAAAAACTTCTCCCCTTGCCAG AGTCCCAACTCCAAGAATCTGTACCAAATGCTCATCCACTAAGGTACAAGGACCTTGCTCTTTCTGCATCCTCAGAAATCCCAGATATTGTCATAGATTTCACTCGCAGTTACATTGATAAAAAAGCAGCTTCTGCATTCATATGGAATACAGTGGACATGCTTGAACATCAATCATTGCAGAAACTCCAGCACCATTACAATGTCCCATTCTTCACAGTAGGTCCTCTCCACAAAATGGCTCCACCATCCCGCACCAGCTTGATCAAGGAGGAAACCGCCTGTCTAGCATGGCTTGATAATCAAGCTCCTCGTTCAGTGATTTACGTGAGCTTAGGCAGCTTAGCGACGATAGAGGAGGAGGAACTGATAGATATGGCATGGGGACTAGCCAACAGCGACCAACCATTTCTGTGGGTGATACGCCCCTCGTTGGTTAATGGGTCAGAGTGGATCAAATGCTTGCCTGAAGATTTCGTGGAAAAAACTCGAGAGAGAGGGTGTATTGTGCAATGGGCACCACAGAAAGAAGTTTTGTCACATCCAGGGATAGGAGGATTCTTGACTCACTGCGGATGGAATTCGACATTGGAAAGTATCTGCGAAGGGGTTCCAATGATATGCAGGCCGTGTTTTGCAGACCAACTGGTGGATTCGAGGTACTTGACACATGTTTGGAGAGTTGGGCTTGAGTTGGAGAAAAATTCGGGGAGGTTGGGTATCGAGAATGCTGTAAGGACAATCTTGACAAGTAAAGAAGGCGAAGAAATGAAAGTTAGAGCGAGTGGAATGAAACAAGAGATGGAACGTTGTGTGCTCAAAGGAGGTTCTTCGTACAATTCACTATGCGAATTGGTAGAGTACATCAGTACACTTCCAAGGAAAATATGA